The DNA sequence GGCTAGCAGGTATTTGTTAAGTCTCAAAGAGTAGGAAATCTGTCCTGAGGTTGACATCATTCATGCTGATGGTTAGATGGATGTTGGTCAGCACTTTCTGCTCAAAGAGGCTTAGGAAATACAGGCCCTCGCTTACACAGAACATTAGTTTAGGGCTTTACTTttcacccattttttttttttaacagtatggCTATAAACAGTGTGGCATATGAATGACATCATAGAATCATTTCAATATAAAGGGCTTCAGTGATGGACTGCAATGCTTTAAAATGCCTTCCAACATGCTTTTCCTGGGTATATTGGGGTTTTTGACCTTGACCTCTTTAATGCACAGGGGGAAATGTCTGATTTTGGCTATTCTAAATTTAAGGCTATTTCTATTTGGCTAAATCACCATCCGGGGACTGAGAATTAAAGGAGTGACATCTCTTATAGTGAAGTATTAAAATGGTTCCACAACATGTGGATGTGCAGTGCTTTGATATAAATTAATGCTGAACTTAAAGGGGAGCACCACCCAGTTGGGAAGATTTCTGCATCTAGTATCAGAAAACGTTCACAAAATATGACTTTAACAACTGAAGGTGTGTCAAAGAGAGTGTATTTagagaaagtgacaaaaatgaaataaaaaaaaaaacactgttaataAAACTAGTATTTGTGACAGAAAATAAGTGTATTTTTAGATTTGAGTGGAAATCCCCTTTAATGTGTGTACAGTTTGGAATAAGCTCAGACGTACAACACAGACACTACTCTGAGCACAGttcttttaaaagcaacagGTTATAAAACATTGACATCATCAAGAGGATGTGCTGTACATTTGGGTTGAGAGTGACAACAAGCTCCCATCTCTACCTCAGTCGAAAACATGACAAGGAGATCCATGTTCTGTGTGCAAAGCAAGTGAACACCAAATGTGTGGTGTAACGCTTAATGCTACTGACTGAATCTGTAGAGCTACATCAGGTGTCGTTGGTTTGGGGAAAAGCTTTTGTTGCGTACGACAGAGTGACAAAACAGACAGATAAAGCAAATGTTCTATGCTCCTGCGTGATAATGTCCATACAAGAGAAAAGCTCAACATTGATTTTTCCGTTGCTTCCAATGACTCCACACCACAGTATCCCACTTCTGGCCCTGACTTCCTCCACATCCCCAAACCACCATCGTGTTACACACTAAGACACAGTAGTCCTCGTCTGACCTTCGACCCTGCACCTCTCTTCAGGCCAGGGTCTAGGGTTGCTTCTCTACCACGCCTCTTTCATGCAGTGCAGTGGATCCCAAAGCAGCTGTGGGCTGGTGCGGGCTCAGCCCAAATAAACAAAGCGCTCAAAGCTGGTGGGAGGAAAATAATGTGAAGGGGTGACAAAAGGGAAAATAGATGGCCCATCCTTGGAGTGGCTCTCCACTCCAGCCCTGACGGTATGTTTAAGTTGGCAATGGGTCATCATCACCTTTGCTGCACTTGCACTTGCAGCAGAGGACAATAGGAGTAGccaggaggaggaaaggggagGCAACCAGAAGGAGCAGGCCAAAGCCAGCAAAGATCCCCACAACCTGCAGGGAGTGAGAGCAGTTAGGGATTAGTTTATTTAGGTGCATTAacctatccatccatccatataAGGAAATTATACTTCcaagcaaataataaaaaaaaaaaacattttataattttacttgTACTGATTAAAAGTTGTTGTTATCCCACTGCTTCATAGGTCTGGCCTTAAATCCTTGGAAACAGCAATATCACATGTTGTCCAGCAGAGGTCATCATTGCAAAACAGTTTTCAGTAAAGTGCTTAACGAACTTCAGAAAGGTCAGTTTTTCCACTAATTTGtagttgttatttattttaagtaacaaaatcatcattaacacattttttctttctacagACTACCACCACCCTCAGGCAAGCATTGTCCaatttagagagagagagagagaatgccAAGGGACCGACAAGAGGTAAGCTTTTCCAATTGAGGATATTAGCAACAACTTGAAAAACCTGCTGCCCACTATAGGGACTGGTAAACAGTTAAGTAGTTAAAGATTAAGTGTTAGGATGAAGACATGATTGTGAAAAGCAAGTCTTGTGTAGTTGATACATGAAAGTaattttaactataatgggACGGTTACATTACACCGGTGTAAACTGTTTAACAGTATTACTCATATCACATAAACTGATATTAAAAACgaagattaaattaaaactgcaCTCTTATTAGCAGGGCAGACTAGTTAAGTCACCACATGAGGGAGCCAGACACAAGCAGACTCAAAGCCCCAGAATGGAATACATAAACAGGATCACATACAAcagtcacttttatttatttatatatacacacatttaaaaatattaatttatactGATGGActtgtgaaaacattttcacaagatAACCTTTCCCACCTCATCTTTCatgagggggagagagagggaggcctTGAAGAAACGAGGTGGGGGGTGAAtgaggaaaacaagaaagagacaaagacacagaataGTGAAGCTATAGCTGGCTTCCATCAGCTGAACTGGaatcacatgactcagcaggcctCAGTGGTCAACAGATGTTGCCCAGTGGTATGCTGGACAAGTATGCTGGACAAAGGGACGTGCCACCCCATAAATAGATTTATTGGATAATGACAGATACAATGGAGAAATGTGTGAACTAAACAACTGAGTCTGCCTCTGTCATGACTTCAGATATTACATAATACCCTGTCTAATCCATAATTTCACATGGACAATTTTACATACAGAGCACTACATATGACTcctaatgtgtcgctttgtttGGTAAACTAATAGTAAATAGGTATCTTATTTATACTCTTATACAAGTTTGTTCAGGTAATCATTTTGCAGGTGAGTTTTAAAGGATTacataaccttttttttctaagtGAAGTGTGTTCATAAAACAGCAGGACACCAAGCACCAGATTTTCTCACTGCACATGGTACAGGGCGTCCTTTTCCTATTGTGCTGTCAAGATAATGTTAGCCCATCACTAAAGGAGTGTGTGGAAGCCAGTACAGCACATGTatctcagagagagaaagagagagagagatgggttTATTACCTGTGTTCTGTGCCAGATAACAGAAGCTCTGGAGTGGCCAAGTTTGTTTCGACAGGGACCTTTGTCATAGTGAATCAAGAGAAAGTCGTCCTGTCACACAAAACAGATAAACATGGGCCATTACTAGTCTAAAGGTCCCTGACAACTGTTCTGagaaaattgcttttttaataACCTGTAGTGCAGTTGTTTACATAATTAACATTACGTAAGTCAGAATTGTATACAAATTCAGCTGTGACTGtcatttcaagaaaaaaaaagaagctgttttTATACCAGTACCAAGGTAAAGCTAAAATTTACTGATAATGAAAGTGACTGTGGTCACAGGAAGACTAATTGTCTACATTTAACATTACCACAATGTGTTATGCAGAATAATTTAGCTCTCTATTGCAGTAAATATCAAGgaatgaagacattttaaaagactAACTCACATCCAGAGACTCCAGACAGTACCAGCAGAAGGcatgtttgcagtttttgcaCATCATCTGTGCACAGCCCTCATCCCTCTCAatgtaaactttacatttagGACAGCGCTTGATTGGTGCATCATCCTCTTCATTCTTATAGAATGAGCTGTGGAGAAGAGAGACATGAGCctgatatgttttttgtttcttttaaatcccATAGCTGACCAAAAATCCAAAACCATTTCACTTCACTAGAAGCTCTGGAGATGAGATTGCTTTTATGCAGCAATCAATATTTATAGTCTTTGGTGTAATACGATTGTTTGAAATGGGGGCTAGTTCATGAGCAGGCAACTTTTCTAAAATGCACCAATCACTAAATGGCATCTCCCAGTATCAATTTCTCCTGTTTCTGTAAAAGTGCTGACTCCTAAAATCTGGAAGTGAGCAGGCAGCTCCAATTCTGACGATCGTCCTAGAACAACAAACAAGCCCATTTATCTCTAAAGCTTCTCCACTAAATTATTGTACTGAATTACAGCACATTCTGCACATCTGTTGATCTGACACACGACTGGAAAACAAGACTGTTCTATATTTGCTTAGACAGAGGGAGAACATGGGATTCTTGCTCCGACTTTAATTAGCCACTCTGATGTAATGCTgcatttttctctcttgctaCAGTAGATTAGGTGCAGAATTTCTTAAGTCACAAAATGCCTGGggtgaaaaaaaagtcagaatccACCTTTCAGAGACAACTTTACACTGAACCAGTGCAGTGTGTAGACCTGCTAATCCCATCTCATCCTACTTTACTGGAGTTCTTTTTATGTCCACTTATTGATTTGCGCATGAGACCTGCAAAACATCCACCCAGTCCAGCTGTCAGTCTATAAATGAGAATGTGCCAATTAAATCGTGCTGGATATGGACAAGCGATGCTGAACACCAGTCAGGTGAGCTATTACATGTGGACTGCTACTCCAGACCTGAGAAAATCTATATAATTTCAAGGAAGGGCATCTGTAGATGAGGCCCCGCTAATGTCCGAACATGCCAAAACAGAATGACTTTCAAAGAGGTGGTGAAATAATGCTGGATAATAAGCTGGAAACTGCTAGGATACATTTTTACCTGCCTGCTACTGTGTTAAGTCATTAACTGTAATTATTGAGATATTAAAATGATATCTTTGTAACACTGCTTTGCACCTGGTTTAAGTGGGCGAATATTTACCTAAGCAATTATTCTATACCTACAATTACATGTTGAGCAATGTCAAGAATAGTATTAgtgacattttgtatttaattgaaGAGAAGTGTCTCAGTCAAGGTTTTTTTCTCCCCAAATGGTCTATAAAAATGTCCAGCATAATTTCTGAATCTCAAACTGATATTTATCgtaattgtttattttgctcAGCTATAGTTAAGGCCTGGCACTGTAGCAAAGCCTTTATCTGAAGAGATTCATGGATTACAGAATACACGTGCAGATATCTGACATATTGAACTAAGGGCATTAAAACATTGTACGTTAGATAATAAGTAGAAAcagttaaaaactaaaaaactgtaCTTGTTTTCTCCTGGTAGGAAGGAAGTAATGGGCAGGTTGTTTTCCTGGCAGGCCTGCCCAGGGTGCCAGTTGGCCTTGCAGGCAGAGCAGAATTCGAGGGCACAAACACCACACTGGACCAATTGAGGCAGTGCTAGAGAATCGGTTTCTTTTAGTTGGCATACGGCCTGACAGGTCGAGGAAGGGCACCACGTCCGGCACGGGTCCAGCAGTACCTCTGATGGCACAAAATAAGTTATGTGGTCACGAAGTTCACCAAAATCACATTggcaattaaagaaaatatataattggAGTTAAGAAATCTATTTACTACGGGAGCAGCTAATGCTTTAGAAATGAACGTACTGTGCTTGTGACTAAAAGAGACCCGATTTGTGTTTTCCTCCAGTTCGGTTTTAAGTTCATGGTGTAACTCACTTGTCCTTGTACTGTATCTTTTCCTTCCTCTCGCTTCTCTGCCAAGAACTCAGAGCACACATTTCACATGAACTCTTGGCTCAGTCTGAGGAATATGGAATGGTTACAGCAACTGTTCCGCCTGAACGGACCGGGACATTAATGAGACGGCCGAATGCCCATGTGCAGGCACCATCAACGGCTCAACAGTggatttctatttcttttcagGATCCCGCTTTTTGTTGCTATATAGAGTGGGTTTGGAAATATTCTGACCCCTTTAATTTTGCCCTCCTCAGTATGAAGATctaatgttaaattaataatttttcatacatttttactttcttacGATAAGTTACAGACAGTAGTCTAATagaataaaattataattttatctataaaaaaacaatatcaaactTGTGCATCAAGTGAAACAGTTTCTCTTTGGGTTTATGCATTTTTTCAGGTCTACATGTTCTGTGTACAGTTTGTCCTACTGTGTAGGTGGAAAGTACCATCAAGGAGTGACAGTACAGACTGCCTCTTTGTCTTGGTAGTAGCTGAACACTAATATTACTCAATAGCGTGTCTACATGCAGCATCGCAACACAGCCTTCCATTACCAGTATATAAGCAttttatcaaaatgtaaaaaacaaatattaaataaacatttagtcagcagtgtaaaaaaaatttaacttaaaGACCTGCCTTCCTTAGTCTGACACATTACAAGTTTAGATCTCAACCAATACAACAGACAACTTGTGTCACCTGTCAGTGCTGAGGAATGAAATTTACTGAGAAATGATTCAtagttatattttctattagcTTTGTGCAGATACCCTGTGGTGTAATTCAGTAGCAAAATCATCCACAGGAGGGTGAATGACTGATTCCACACAGAGCACGCAGCAGTACAGCTACATGTGCAAAACACGATTGGCGTCATCCTTTTGTGtgtcacagaaaaacacagcttcCCCGGAGGAAAGCATGGTCCACGTGTGTCTGCGATTGACATCCATTGCCCACACACTGAGGAACTATCACTGACGTACGGTGGCTGCTTTTGTATTGACTCACCCCTCTCAAACTGAAGCTTCTTGTATCTCTGCATCATTTCTGTTGCCACCATGCACTCAATCTGCAGGGAGAGGAGAAGTGGGAGGGAATAAGCAGGTCATTGTGCATATTTATAGACAGAAACTGCAAGAAGCAATTATACAATCAGTATGTGAATAACATTTTTTGAACGATGTCAAATTCACATCTCTACAAGATGATACAAGAACTTACTACTTGCTTAccaataatgtattttattctatttgcaAAATAaggttaaaaattaaaagcactaATTTAAGGAGAAATAATGTGAACATTCAGGCTTTGTAAAAGAGATGTCAATTACAATGTGAAGCCACTCCTGTCAGGGCTGACAGAGTAGATGCATGCATTGTCTGACAGGCAGGACAAGCTGGGGTTCTATTAAGGGCCTGTGACATTGATTGATTAGCAACATAAGGATGTGGTCTAAACTGTACTGTGCCTCAGAGACCAAGTGAGAGAGTGAGTCTATCAACCAACCCACCTAGAAGCTGAAGAGCCCTTCTCCTTCAGATTGACCTCTGCTGGATGAAATGGGCAGGCATGCTCATTATATTAGAATACACACACTGCCACACTTCCACATCTGAGGAAGCATAGTGGGGTTAAACTACCACTGCAGATGTGTTAGTCTCACCAATTCctacttttttggggggaattATACAAGTGCATATAGTAGTTGTTGTGAAAGTTCCATGCAAACTGTACAAAATTAAAGTGTGACCACTGTTTGTGGAGACTGATAGGAACATAAAGTCCCTTCTCAGTCCAATCTAAAGAAAAGACATGCTGGAAATTCAGTTCATGAGCCTGATAAGCTGCAGGGGATGGTCTAGCTATTGCCAACCAGTCAACACCTAAAGAACCATCTAATcttaatgacaaagtaaaacaattttttccTTTGATCAGTACCTCATTTTCCTGCAAGTGTCCTTGTTTGGGACACGCAGAGTCTGGACAGGTAATTGCAGTTTCAAGGCCTTCTTTAATCAGGAGTTCCACATACTGCTTCAGGCACTGGGGGGGGGAGACAGAAAACCCTTCATTGACACAGTTCAATATGCTGTCAGtgaaatgaaaaagggaaaacaaaccGACTACCTACTGAACTAGAAAAGTTGGTCAACAAAAACAGGCAAGAAGTTTCTCAAGATCACACAGTCTGTTGAATACAGTACGTGACATTACATTGTGACGCTGACAGAGTTAAGTGAAGACCTGAAACGGCACTAATGGATATTTTTGAACAaacaagaggagaaaataaatgattccttttttttccagccTGTAACTTCAAATGTGCATTCAGCTGAACTGAATATAAACAGACTCAACCCTAGATGTCCAGGACTGGACAGACTGGACAAGCAAAATTATAAGTTAGTGGCTTGTGGGGAAAGCAATTATCATTTAGCAGTTGAAAGCCAGATATTTTCCACTGTAGATGGTGAGCTTAGTTATAAAAGTAATTCTTTGTATTTACATTGTAAATGACCTTTATATAAACTGTAATTTGGTAATCACTGCTGCCACTCAGGCTGTGTTACAGGAAGTGTCTTCTATTTTTATGCTTGGGCATTGTTTCCTCTTCTCTTGGCTAAGATCACACAGCCAGTTGCTATTGCTGTTGTCCTGCCTTGGCCTTTTCACGCATGTGCATTGTTGCAGAGAAGACATGCGAGATTAGTAAACTGTTCAGAAATTATCGATGATTTCAatgatggggtttttttttgtccaatgTTTGCTTAATACTGATTCCCATCTGTTAATTATATTTGCCTACAGTAAGTGTGTAGGTAAAAGATGcatctgacaaaagaaaaagtggtttaaaatgtaaaaaaaaataagtgggAGAATGAAAGTATGCTGCTGTACAATGTCACTCGGTCTACATGTGCTTGTACAACAGTCTTTACCCTCAAACACACTTTGAGTCAGAGTCCGGAACTGCGTTGGGTCCCCCGCATAAAACACTCATTGCATGAGTGTTTCGTACAAGTCATTCTGCAATCCTGCTAATAAGCAGCTACCACCTGGATGAGTTTTTAAGTGAGTGACTGCACCGATCAGTCACAACAGGAACAccagctggtggttttaatgatgTGGTGGACGTGGGCCAGCGGGACAAAAATATAATGCTGAACAACAGGTGTCAGAGCTTGTTGTGTATGACGCTGTGTGGCTGCAGACCAGTCAAGTGTCAATGCTGAACCCTGTCTACCACATCACCAGGTGGTGTGAATACTGTGGCTAATTGGTGTatgtatttaacaaaatttaGCTTATGCTTTGTGCACGGGTCGAGTCACAGGTCTTTGCAGGACTCTGCTTTGAGTACTAACAGACACCAgctacagagacacagagactcTCTGCTGTGCTGAGATAAGAATCCATCAAAATGTTCGTTGTACTggagctataaaaaaaaacccatcaactACAGAAATGTGCTGGCCACAGACATGCCACCTCTCAGTCATTGTTCTGTTGACAACTTGAACAGATAAGCAGCTGGAGTGTCCTCACCAGTGTACAGAAGACACATTGGCACTGTGTGATGGTTGTCATCTGCTCTAGAGGGAACTCTCCAAGGCACAGCTTACATGAGACCAAGGGGTCCACGGCCAGCTCCCACGTGGGACGGTACCGTGCTGTGGTCATCTTCACCGCCACTGAGCTAAAAGAAAGAAGAGCAAGAAGAAAGTCAGTGAAAGCTACAGTTAATATAGCAAAAAGAATCAGACACTAAATGTAACAGTCCTGctgatgataaaagaaactCTTAGAGTGAAAATACAGGTGACTCAGgtttatttgaatgtatttttaaaaaaataattccaagATGGGATGTTTTAATTGTGAAACCATAATTATGATGGTATGAGCATGGACTGAAAATGTACTGTGAGTTGTGTCCAGTGAATGtgccaaaaaacaaagagaccaGCTGTATGTAGAAAGACACCAGCCCTCTGCCTGAATGCTTTTTATTAGTTGTGTTCATTTCTATTTCAAGCCTTATGCCTACTGGAAGAAAATACAATTCGGATGCTCCGGAAACTGAAAgtttctctcactgtctcatCTCTTTTTGTGAGTCAGGAAGGGTTATTTTAGGC is a window from the Channa argus isolate prfri chromosome 16, Channa argus male v1.0, whole genome shotgun sequence genome containing:
- the rnf144aa gene encoding probable E3 ubiquitin-protein ligase RNF144A-A, encoding MTTARYRPTWELAVDPLVSCKLCLGEFPLEQMTTITQCQCVFCTLCLKQYVELLIKEGLETAITCPDSACPKQGHLQENEIECMVATEMMQRYKKLQFEREVLLDPCRTWCPSSTCQAVCQLKETDSLALPQLVQCGVCALEFCSACKANWHPGQACQENNLPITSFLPGENNSFYKNEEDDAPIKRCPKCKVYIERDEGCAQMMCKNCKHAFCWYCLESLDDDFLLIHYDKGPCRNKLGHSRASVIWHRTQVVGIFAGFGLLLLVASPFLLLATPIVLCCKCKCSKGDDDPLPT